DNA from Nitriliruptor alkaliphilus DSM 45188:
GTGTGGCGACGACGCTCATCCACGTGTCCGCACGGGTCGACGGGGTTCGCCGGTTCGTGCACGAGCCTTCGGGTACGGATGTGGTGATCCTCCCCGCGCCGCGCCGACACCGCTGGCTGCGGTCGATGTACCGCCGCTCCAGCGTGCGCAAGTCACTCAGCTCGTTGGCGTCGTACGGGTCGATACCGCTGGCCGCAGCACTGCGCGAGATCCGTCGCTGCGGCGCCGATGCGCTCCTCGTGCAGGAGTACGAGCACGCGCGCTTCGACGTCGCCGTCCTCCTCGGGCGGCTCGCGCGGCGGCCGGTCTTCGCATCCTTCCAGGGCGGCGATCGACCCCACAGCCGCTTGGAGCGGTCGATCCGGCGGCGCACGGTGCGTGCGTGTGCCGGTTTGATCATCGGCTCTGGCCGCGAGCTGGGACGGGTCCGGGCGGTCTACGGCGTCCCACAGGTGCGTCTCGCCGCCATCCCGAACGCACTCGACGTGGCGTCCTTCTCGCCGGGGCCGCAGGATGAAGCGCGACGGCTGCTCGACATCCCCAGCACGACGCAGGTGGTCGAGTGGCACGGGCGTGTCACGATCCACCGCAAGGGGCTCGACGTGCTGCTCGCGGCATGGGAGCAGCTCTGTCGCCAGCGGCCGAACCGGGACGTCCTCCTCCTGCTCGTGGGCACGGGCGACGACGCCGACGAGTTCCGTGCGCGGATCGATGCCACGGAGCTCGACTCGATCCGGTGGCGCGACGAGTACGTCTCGGATCGCAGCGAGTTGCTGCTCTACCAGTCAGCGGCCGACATCTTCGTCCTCCCGTCGAGACACGAAGGGTTCCCCGTGGCGCCGATCGAAGCGATGGCGGTGGGGCTCCCGGTCGTCGCTGCTGACGCTCCCGGAGTTCCGGACCTGTTCCCCGACGGTGAACGATCCGGCGGGATCGTCGTGCCGCGTGAGGATGCTGCTGCACTCGCGGCGGCGCTCGGCCGGCTGATCGACGACCGCGACCTCCGCGTCGAGGTCGGCCGCCGAGCGCGCGATCGTGCCGAGGCCAACTACTCCTTGGAGGTGGTCGGCGCTCAGCTCAGCTCGTTCATGTTCGGCCGAGCGGCACCCAACGAGGCGTCGTTCGGCGGGGTCCGACCCTGACGGTCGGCACGGCGGAGCTGTTCGCGGAGGAACTCGTTCACCTCGGGCAGCGACTGGTTCGGCGGTCGGTCGGCTCGCACGACGGCGACCGGAACACCTCGGCTCCGCAAGCGTCCGACGATCGCGTCGATCTGCTGCGACATCGACGCCATGACCTCGGTCATCAGGAACTCTCGGCCTCTCGTGACCACGCGGTCGATCGCGAGCTCGAGCGGGAGATCGAGGAGCACGACGCCATCCGGTGGCGGGAGGGAATCCAGCAGGTCGGTCACCGCGCCACTGGCGGGCGGTACGACGGCCATCAGGAAGGCGGTCCGTTGCAGGATGGCCTCGTGGAACAACACCTGGTCACCGGGTCGTCTCACCCGTTCGGCGAACCCGTACTCCGACCAACTCTCGAAGAGCAGAGGCACCGCGATCTCGCGCTGGTCCGGCTCGGACACCAGATCGCCAGCACGGATGACCGCATCGCGGTGGTCCGGGTGATCCATGGCGAAGGCCGCAGCGTCCTTCGCATCTGGGGTCGGCGCGGTCAGGACCCGGAGCTTGAGCCGCTCGGGTAGGAGCCGCATGGCGACGCGATGCCGGCGCAGCGGCCGAACGCGGAGCCGTTCGCGCTGGATGAGCCCGGGGATGGAGAGCACCTCCACGTCCCGCTCAGCCATCTCGGCGAGCGTGGATTTGCCCGCGCCGGGGAGCCCCAACATCTCGACGTACCCCCGGTATAGGCTCTGGCTGCGCGGTCGGGATGACATCTCAGCGCCGCGAACGGCCCGTCAGACGGGCCTCCAAAGGGGTCCGGAGTGTCGCCTTGAGCACGGTCTTCGCTTCGCTCGATCGCCACGCGAGTCGCCACGCGTCGAGCGCTTCCCGACGACGCCCGGCCCGAACGAGATCGTACGCGGCATCGATCGCCCAGCCGGCGTAGATGCCTCTGGCCTTCCGGAGCGCCGCCTCGGCTCGAACCGGCTCCAGGTACGTGGCGAGGTACGACGCCACGACCTCGGTGTCGATGAGCATGTCGTGGGCCAGCCTCGCGGTCCCCTGGGCGACCCCGGTCAGCGAGCCGGGTCTGTCCACCCGGTAGACGGCCAGCGGTGACGGGTCGTACCAGACTGGGAAGCGCGTCGCGATCCGGACCCACATCTCCCAGTCTTCGGCACGGAGCATCTCGTGGAACCCGCCGACGGCCTCGTAGGTCGAGCGGCGCACCACCATGCCTGGCGTCGTGGTGCGTTGCTCGGAGGCGATCTTCGCCAGCCAGTCATCGATGACACCCGGCGTCGAGCGCTCGACTCGGGAGAACGACCTCCAGTGGCCGTCAGCATCCGCGTAGATGCTGCGGGTGAAGGCGGCACCGATGTCCCGGTGCTCGCGCAGCGGAGGTTCGAGGCGCGCGTAGAACCCGGGTCGGACGCTGTCGTCGTCGTGGAGGATGTGGACGACGTGCCCTCGTGCCCGCCGGATGCAGGTGTTGAAGTTCGCGCCATGTCCGACGTTCTGGGGTTGGCGGTGGAACCCCACGCGGTCCCCACCGACACGCCTGACGAGCCGCTCGGGATCACCCTGTGTCGAACAGTCGTCGACCACCTCGATCTGCATCGCGTCCGGGCCGGGATCCTGCTCGAGCACGCTGGCGACCGCGTCGGCCACGTGGGGGTCGCCGTTGTACGTCGGGATCATGACCGACCAGAACGGACGGATGTCGGCGTCGATGGGCGCGATCCGTGGGGCCGCGGGTGACGCCGATGTGGACATGGGGGCCTCTGCCGTCAGG
Protein-coding regions in this window:
- a CDS encoding glycosyltransferase family 4 protein, with protein sequence MSSHIALIMWGDLFEDFHDTIDVSFERFRTEYTGSWLFGYVDALAAVGVATTLIHVSARVDGVRRFVHEPSGTDVVILPAPRRHRWLRSMYRRSSVRKSLSSLASYGSIPLAAALREIRRCGADALLVQEYEHARFDVAVLLGRLARRPVFASFQGGDRPHSRLERSIRRRTVRACAGLIIGSGRELGRVRAVYGVPQVRLAAIPNALDVASFSPGPQDEARRLLDIPSTTQVVEWHGRVTIHRKGLDVLLAAWEQLCRQRPNRDVLLLLVGTGDDADEFRARIDATELDSIRWRDEYVSDRSELLLYQSAADIFVLPSRHEGFPVAPIEAMAVGLPVVAADAPGVPDLFPDGERSGGIVVPREDAAALAAALGRLIDDRDLRVEVGRRARDRAEANYSLEVVGAQLSSFMFGRAAPNEASFGGVRP
- a CDS encoding glycosyltransferase family 2 protein, whose protein sequence is MSTSASPAAPRIAPIDADIRPFWSVMIPTYNGDPHVADAVASVLEQDPGPDAMQIEVVDDCSTQGDPERLVRRVGGDRVGFHRQPQNVGHGANFNTCIRRARGHVVHILHDDDSVRPGFYARLEPPLREHRDIGAAFTRSIYADADGHWRSFSRVERSTPGVIDDWLAKIASEQRTTTPGMVVRRSTYEAVGGFHEMLRAEDWEMWVRIATRFPVWYDPSPLAVYRVDRPGSLTGVAQGTARLAHDMLIDTEVVASYLATYLEPVRAEAALRKARGIYAGWAIDAAYDLVRAGRRREALDAWRLAWRSSEAKTVLKATLRTPLEARLTGRSRR